The following are from one region of the Methanoculleus caldifontis genome:
- a CDS encoding UbiX family flavin prenyltransferase: protein MTKEFVVGVTGASGVVYARRLLEVLCDQATVHIVISETARQIAGIEGVNLTGFDAIYAENSNLAADIASGSFRYDGMAIVPCSMKTLAAVSNGLADNLIGRAADVCLKERRPLLLLLREMPLSRIHLKNMLAADEAGATVMVASPPFYQHPQTIDDLVDMVVARVLDHMKVEHSLGTRWSG from the coding sequence ATGACAAAGGAATTCGTCGTCGGGGTCACCGGGGCAAGCGGGGTCGTCTACGCCCGCAGGCTGCTCGAGGTGCTCTGCGATCAGGCAACGGTGCATATCGTCATATCCGAGACCGCCCGGCAGATCGCCGGGATCGAGGGTGTGAACCTTACGGGGTTCGACGCCATATACGCCGAGAACAGCAACCTCGCGGCCGATATCGCGAGCGGCTCGTTCCGCTACGACGGGATGGCGATCGTCCCCTGCAGCATGAAGACGCTTGCGGCGGTCAGCAACGGCCTCGCGGACAACCTGATCGGCCGGGCGGCGGACGTCTGCCTCAAGGAGCGGCGCCCCCTCCTCCTCCTCCTCCGGGAGATGCCCCTCTCCCGGATTCACTTAAAGAACATGCTTGCCGCCGACGAGGCCGGCGCGACCGTGATGGTCGCAAGCCCCCCCTTCTACCAGCACCCACAGACCATCGACGACCTCGTCGATATGGTGGTGGCCCGCGTGCTCGACCACATGAAGGTGGAACACAGCCTCGGCACCCGATGGAGCGGATGA
- a CDS encoding UbiD family decarboxylase, producing the protein MREFIELMRKEGRVEEIETPCSTVYEAPRMASRTDKILFFHDLDGHRAVMNLLGDRQSLAAALGVGERDLVPHLAAMNYGGRIVDAGRLQGGIAADLSRLPILKHFPGDAGRYLTSGIVFSRYGNVENASVHRMMVLDDHRVVARLVEGRHTHTLLKAALARGEKLPVAVTIGTHPLVTFAACTRVPEGKELAYAAELMGGELSVRECGNGVRVPDAEIVLEGYISAEKAAEGPFVDITGTYDPIRQQHVIEFTRMYCKEDPIYHGILPAGDEHKLLMGAPYEPKIYRAVGEVTTVRDVLLTKGGAGYLHAVVQIRKNTQGDAKNAIMAAFAAHTSLKHIVVVDEDIDIRDPHDVEYAIATRVRGDTDIMVVTGVRGSSLDPTRLGDGTNVKVGVDATMVMGKEDEFRRAEWP; encoded by the coding sequence TTGCGCGAATTCATTGAACTGATGCGAAAAGAGGGCAGGGTCGAGGAGATCGAGACCCCTTGCTCGACCGTGTACGAGGCTCCCCGCATGGCGAGCCGGACCGATAAGATCCTCTTCTTCCACGACCTCGATGGCCACCGGGCGGTGATGAACCTCCTCGGCGACAGGCAATCGCTTGCAGCGGCGCTCGGCGTCGGCGAGCGTGACCTGGTGCCGCATCTGGCCGCCATGAACTACGGCGGCCGCATCGTGGACGCGGGACGGCTGCAGGGCGGCATCGCCGCCGACCTCTCCCGCCTCCCGATCTTGAAGCACTTCCCGGGAGACGCCGGACGCTACCTCACGTCGGGGATCGTCTTCTCCCGCTACGGCAACGTCGAGAACGCCTCCGTCCACCGGATGATGGTCCTCGACGACCATCGTGTCGTCGCCCGCCTGGTGGAGGGAAGGCACACCCACACGCTGCTGAAAGCAGCCCTCGCACGCGGGGAGAAGCTCCCGGTCGCGGTCACGATCGGGACCCACCCCCTCGTGACGTTCGCGGCCTGCACCCGCGTCCCGGAGGGGAAAGAGCTCGCCTACGCGGCGGAGCTGATGGGCGGGGAACTCTCCGTCCGCGAGTGCGGGAACGGCGTCCGGGTCCCCGACGCCGAGATCGTGCTCGAGGGCTATATCAGCGCCGAGAAAGCGGCGGAGGGGCCGTTCGTCGACATCACCGGCACCTACGACCCCATACGGCAGCAGCACGTCATCGAGTTCACCCGGATGTACTGTAAGGAGGACCCGATCTACCACGGTATCCTCCCTGCCGGCGACGAGCACAAACTCCTGATGGGAGCGCCCTACGAGCCGAAGATCTACCGCGCCGTCGGCGAGGTGACGACGGTGCGTGACGTCCTCCTCACGAAGGGCGGCGCCGGCTACCTCCACGCGGTCGTCCAGATCCGGAAGAACACCCAGGGAGACGCGAAGAACGCCATCATGGCGGCGTTCGCCGCCCATACGTCGTTGAAACACATCGTCGTGGTGGACGAGGACATCGATATCCGCGACCCCCACGACGTCGAGTACGCGATCGCAACGAGGGTCCGGGGCGATACCGACATCATGGTCGTCACCGGCGTCCGGGGCTCGTCGCTCGACCCGACCCGCCTCGGGGACGGGACGAACGTGAAGGTCGGCGTCGACGCCACGATGGTGATGGGGAAAGAGGACGAATTCAGGAGAGCGGAGTGGCCGTAG
- a CDS encoding aconitase X catalytic domain-containing protein yields the protein MYLEKDDERVLAGEFGETRQKMMEILVALGEVYGAEKLVPIASAQVSGASYKTIGRWGLAWLRSLDARAAVPAVLNPIGMPREGWQEFGIAEEFAARQAEVVEAYRRLGIKLECTCTPYYLRMTEYGEHLAWSESSAVAYANSVLGARTNREGGPSALAAAIIGKTPYYGLHIVENRRPQVVVEVESGAGLHADHWGAIGYLAGKKVGNRIPIFEGIRPGRDNLKALGAAMAASGAVALFHVEKITPEARVFEFSTGDLDRVTVSGDEIEALFAEKEVEAVAVGCPHCSADELREIAELLRGKTTTKPFYIFVARGVAAENADLVAAIEKSGARVIPDTCMVVSPRMDEFSSIMVDSGKAFAYVPGMCGALARIGTRRECVEVATS from the coding sequence ATGTACCTGGAGAAGGATGACGAGAGGGTGCTCGCCGGCGAGTTCGGCGAGACCCGCCAGAAGATGATGGAGATCCTGGTCGCGCTGGGAGAGGTCTACGGGGCCGAAAAACTCGTCCCGATCGCGAGCGCCCAGGTGAGCGGTGCGTCCTACAAGACGATCGGCAGGTGGGGGCTTGCCTGGCTCAGAAGCCTCGACGCCCGGGCGGCGGTCCCGGCGGTCTTGAACCCCATCGGGATGCCGCGGGAGGGATGGCAGGAGTTCGGGATCGCCGAGGAGTTCGCCGCCCGCCAGGCGGAGGTCGTCGAGGCCTACCGGCGGCTCGGGATCAAACTCGAGTGCACCTGCACCCCCTACTACCTCCGCATGACGGAGTATGGAGAGCACCTGGCCTGGTCGGAGTCCTCGGCGGTCGCCTACGCGAACTCGGTCCTCGGCGCCCGGACGAACCGGGAAGGCGGGCCGAGCGCGCTTGCGGCGGCGATCATCGGAAAGACCCCGTATTACGGCCTCCACATCGTCGAGAACCGGCGGCCGCAGGTCGTCGTCGAGGTCGAGAGCGGCGCGGGTCTCCACGCCGACCACTGGGGCGCGATCGGGTATCTCGCCGGGAAGAAGGTGGGGAACCGGATCCCGATCTTTGAGGGTATCCGGCCGGGCCGCGACAACCTCAAAGCCCTCGGCGCCGCGATGGCGGCGAGCGGGGCGGTCGCGCTCTTCCACGTCGAGAAGATCACCCCCGAAGCGAGGGTCTTTGAGTTTTCGACCGGCGACCTCGACCGGGTGACGGTGAGCGGGGACGAGATCGAGGCGCTCTTCGCCGAGAAGGAGGTCGAGGCGGTCGCGGTCGGCTGCCCGCACTGCTCGGCGGACGAACTGAGGGAGATTGCGGAACTTCTCAGAGGAAAGACGACGACGAAACCCTTCTACATCTTCGTCGCCCGGGGGGTCGCAGCGGAGAACGCCGATCTCGTCGCCGCGATCGAGAAGAGCGGCGCCCGGGTGATCCCGGACACCTGCATGGTCGTCTCGCCCCGGATGGACGAATTTTCATCGATTATGGTCGACTCGGGCAAGGCCTTCGCCTACGTGCCCGGGATGTGCGGCGCGCTCGCCCGGATCGGGACGAGAAGAGAGTGCGTCGAGGTCGCGACGTCTTGA
- a CDS encoding glutamate synthase-related protein, with amino-acid sequence MMIGSVPPRYRISIDRVQCMECGRCVENCPYGVYRWDGDKILINSRNCTACHRCIACCPRDAILLQEQPCDYRSHPLWTRETREAIYNQARTGKIILAGMGNALDYPVIFDRLVLDACQVTNPSLDPLREPIELRTHIGKKPAKLDLRRREGGDVELRTALTPNLRVETPIMIGHMSYGAISLNAQVAMARAAKEAGTFMGTGEGGLHPAIYPYQDRMIVQVASGRFGVNIDYLERGAAIEIKIGQGAKPGIGGHLPGEKVNEEVSKTRMIPIGSDAISPAPHHDIYSIEDLSQLVRGLKEATEWKKPVFVKIAAVHNAAAIAAGIARSPADAVVIDGFRGGTGAAPKVFRDHVGIPIEAAVASVDAKLRSQGIRNEISVIASGGIRGSADIAKAIALGADAVYIGTAALAAMGCRVCGNCYRGLCPWGIATQRPDLVARLNPDEASTQVANLIHAWTLELSELLGAAGINSIESLRGNRDRLRGYMLDESLMQVLDVKTVGA; translated from the coding sequence ATGATGATCGGGAGCGTTCCTCCGCGTTACCGGATCAGCATCGATAGGGTGCAGTGCATGGAGTGCGGGCGGTGCGTCGAGAACTGCCCCTACGGCGTCTACCGGTGGGACGGCGATAAGATCCTGATCAACTCCCGGAACTGCACCGCCTGCCACCGCTGTATCGCCTGCTGCCCCCGCGACGCCATCCTGCTCCAGGAGCAACCCTGCGACTACCGGAGCCACCCGCTCTGGACCCGCGAGACCCGGGAGGCGATCTACAACCAGGCCCGGACGGGGAAGATCATCCTCGCCGGGATGGGCAACGCGCTCGACTACCCGGTCATCTTCGACCGTCTTGTCCTGGACGCCTGCCAGGTCACGAACCCCAGCCTCGACCCGCTCCGCGAGCCGATAGAGCTCCGGACCCATATCGGGAAGAAGCCGGCGAAGCTCGATCTCCGGCGGCGGGAGGGCGGCGACGTCGAACTCCGGACGGCGCTCACCCCGAACCTCCGCGTCGAGACCCCGATCATGATCGGGCACATGAGTTACGGCGCGATCAGCCTCAACGCCCAGGTGGCGATGGCCCGGGCGGCAAAGGAGGCCGGGACGTTCATGGGCACCGGGGAGGGCGGCCTGCACCCGGCGATCTACCCCTACCAAGACCGGATGATCGTCCAGGTCGCCTCCGGGCGGTTCGGCGTGAACATCGACTACCTGGAGCGCGGCGCCGCGATCGAGATCAAGATCGGCCAGGGCGCGAAGCCCGGTATCGGCGGGCACCTGCCGGGCGAGAAGGTCAACGAGGAGGTCTCGAAGACCCGGATGATCCCGATAGGGAGCGACGCGATCAGCCCCGCTCCGCACCACGATATCTACAGCATCGAGGATCTCTCCCAGCTCGTCCGGGGGCTCAAGGAAGCGACGGAGTGGAAGAAGCCGGTCTTCGTGAAGATCGCCGCCGTCCATAACGCGGCGGCCATCGCCGCCGGGATCGCCCGCTCGCCGGCCGACGCCGTCGTCATCGACGGGTTCCGGGGCGGGACGGGCGCGGCGCCGAAGGTCTTCCGCGACCACGTCGGGATCCCGATCGAGGCCGCGGTCGCGAGCGTCGATGCGAAACTCCGCAGCCAGGGGATCAGAAACGAGATCTCGGTCATCGCGAGCGGCGGCATCCGGGGGAGCGCCGACATCGCGAAGGCGATCGCTCTCGGTGCTGACGCGGTCTACATCGGGACCGCGGCGCTCGCGGCGATGGGCTGCCGGGTCTGCGGGAACTGCTACCGGGGCCTCTGCCCCTGGGGGATCGCCACCCAGCGCCCGGACCTCGTCGCGCGCTTGAACCCCGACGAGGCCTCGACGCAGGTCGCGAACCTGATCCACGCCTGGACGCTCGAACTCTCCGAACTCCTCGGCGCTGCCGGGATCAACAGCATCGAGAGCCTGCGGGGCAACCGCGACCGGCTCAGAGGCTACATGCTCGACGAGAGCCTGATGCAGGTCCTCGACGTCAAAACGGTGGGGGCGTGA
- a CDS encoding class II glutamine amidotransferase, with translation MCGIIGVMDRTRRTMDGSGIRKALSMMNERGSGEGAGYVAYGIYPDYRDYYALHVFFDNLRENKPALDAALAQWGTVEYDEPIPTHDLPNLRAVHTPWRYFFKPDASLAVPGSATPEDDIVSALTMRINAARQGALIFSSGKDLGVFKAGGWPEDVADFYRIQDYEGYLWLAHNRYPTNTPGWWGGAHPFNLLDWSVVHNGEITSYGTNRRYIESFGYTCTMFTDTEVVAYLIDLLVRRHGLDVDLAVRALAPPFWEEIDRMPETTREWNCAIRLAYASAMMNGPFAIVAANREMMVGFTDRSKLRPMVVGECGDRLYISSEEAAIRAMEPKVESITTPAAGEPVIGRVVA, from the coding sequence ATGTGCGGCATAATTGGCGTAATGGACAGAACACGCCGGACGATGGACGGTTCCGGCATCCGAAAGGCCCTCTCCATGATGAACGAGCGCGGCAGCGGCGAGGGGGCGGGGTACGTAGCCTACGGCATCTACCCCGATTACCGGGACTACTACGCCCTCCATGTCTTCTTCGACAACCTTCGCGAGAACAAGCCCGCTCTCGATGCGGCGCTCGCGCAGTGGGGGACGGTCGAGTACGACGAGCCGATCCCCACCCACGACCTCCCGAACCTCCGGGCGGTCCACACCCCCTGGCGCTACTTCTTCAAGCCCGATGCGTCCCTCGCGGTCCCCGGCAGCGCCACCCCGGAGGACGATATCGTCAGCGCTCTCACGATGCGGATCAACGCCGCCCGCCAGGGGGCTCTCATCTTCTCCTCCGGCAAAGACCTCGGCGTCTTCAAGGCCGGGGGCTGGCCCGAAGATGTCGCGGACTTCTACCGGATCCAGGATTACGAAGGCTACCTCTGGCTCGCGCACAACCGCTACCCGACGAACACCCCCGGCTGGTGGGGCGGCGCCCACCCGTTCAACCTCCTCGACTGGAGCGTCGTGCACAACGGCGAGATCACCTCCTACGGGACCAACCGGCGCTACATCGAGAGCTTCGGCTACACCTGCACGATGTTTACGGACACCGAGGTCGTCGCTTACCTGATCGACCTCCTGGTCCGGCGGCACGGCCTCGACGTCGATCTCGCGGTCAGGGCGCTCGCCCCTCCCTTCTGGGAGGAGATCGACCGGATGCCCGAGACCACGCGGGAGTGGAACTGCGCCATCCGGCTCGCCTACGCCTCCGCGATGATGAACGGGCCGTTCGCGATCGTGGCCGCGAACCGCGAGATGATGGTCGGGTTCACCGACCGGAGCAAGCTCCGGCCGATGGTCGTCGGCGAGTGCGGGGATCGCCTCTACATCTCAAGCGAGGAAGCGGCTATCCGGGCGATGGAGCCCAAAGTCGAGTCGATCACGACGCCGGCCGCAGGCGAGCCGGTGATCGGGAGGGTTGTCGCATGA
- the glnA gene encoding type I glutamate--ammonia ligase, translating into MSLDITSALLERIEQDNVRFLRLQFTDLLGMPKNVAIPAKQAEKALTDGIGLDGSSIEGFARIEESDMVLKPDTSTYAILPWRPHENAVARFVCDVCKPNGKPFEGDPRYVLRKVMEDAAKDGYVFNTGPELEFFLFRMVDGRPTTQFQDGGGYFDLAPTDLAEDVRREIVLALTEMGFEIEASHHEVAESQHEIDFKYSDALTTADRVVTFKFATKTMALMRGLHASFMAKPIYGINGSGMHVNCSLAKDGKNAFYDADAPLQLSETCMHFIGGLLKHAPAITRVANPTVNSYKRLVPGYEAPCYICWSASNRSAQVRVPAPRGNSTRVEFRSPDPTCNPYLTFAAMLTAGMDGVRNRIEPPTDVHKNIFHMTAAERNQDGIPTLPGSLYDAHQALLADDLICKALGPHVVDALTTVANAEWDAFRTAVHPWELDRYLAMY; encoded by the coding sequence ATGTCTCTCGACATCACCTCAGCGCTGCTCGAGCGTATCGAACAGGACAATGTCCGGTTCCTCCGGCTGCAGTTCACCGATCTCCTCGGCATGCCAAAGAACGTCGCTATCCCGGCGAAGCAGGCCGAGAAGGCCCTGACCGACGGCATCGGACTCGATGGGTCGTCGATCGAGGGATTCGCCCGGATCGAAGAGTCCGACATGGTGCTCAAGCCCGACACCTCAACCTACGCCATCCTGCCCTGGCGCCCCCACGAGAACGCAGTCGCCCGGTTCGTCTGCGACGTCTGCAAACCGAACGGGAAGCCGTTCGAGGGCGACCCGCGCTACGTGCTCCGGAAGGTGATGGAGGATGCGGCAAAAGACGGCTACGTCTTCAACACCGGACCGGAACTGGAGTTCTTCCTCTTCCGGATGGTCGACGGCCGGCCGACCACCCAGTTCCAGGACGGCGGCGGTTACTTCGACCTTGCCCCGACCGATCTCGCCGAGGATGTCCGGCGGGAGATCGTCCTCGCGCTCACCGAGATGGGATTCGAGATCGAGGCGTCCCACCACGAGGTCGCCGAGAGCCAGCACGAGATCGACTTCAAGTACAGCGATGCCCTGACGACCGCCGACCGTGTCGTGACGTTCAAGTTCGCCACCAAGACGATGGCGCTGATGCGCGGCCTGCACGCCTCGTTCATGGCAAAGCCGATCTACGGCATCAACGGGAGCGGGATGCACGTGAACTGCTCGCTCGCGAAGGATGGGAAGAACGCCTTCTACGATGCTGACGCCCCTCTCCAGCTCTCGGAGACCTGCATGCACTTCATCGGCGGGCTGCTCAAGCACGCGCCGGCGATCACCCGGGTCGCGAACCCGACGGTCAACTCCTACAAGAGGCTCGTCCCCGGCTACGAGGCGCCCTGCTACATCTGCTGGAGCGCGAGCAACCGGTCGGCACAGGTCCGGGTCCCGGCGCCACGCGGCAACAGCACCCGCGTCGAGTTCCGCAGCCCCGACCCGACCTGCAACCCCTACCTCACCTTCGCCGCGATGCTCACCGCCGGCATGGACGGGGTCCGGAACAGAATCGAACCCCCGACCGACGTTCACAAGAACATCTTCCACATGACGGCCGCCGAGCGGAACCAGGACGGGATCCCGACCCTGCCGGGGAGCCTCTACGACGCCCACCAGGCCCTCCTCGCCGACGATCTCATCTGCAAGGCGCTCGGTCCCCACGTCGTCGACGCGCTCACGACTGTCGCGAACGCCGAGTGGGACGCCTTCCGGACGGCGGTCCACCCCTGGGAGCTCGACCGCTACCTCGCGATGTACTAA
- a CDS encoding HEAT repeat domain-containing protein has product MTQRKDIDAMRRKREIDGLVGALSDPDTIVRLTAAEALGTVGDERALQPLERLKFSDPDAGVRRAASFAHAQTAGRVAGRKAAERRPGGT; this is encoded by the coding sequence ATGACGCAGAGGAAGGATATCGACGCCATGCGGCGGAAGCGGGAGATCGACGGCCTGGTTGGGGCGTTATCGGACCCGGACACGATCGTGCGGCTGACGGCGGCCGAAGCCCTCGGCACCGTCGGCGACGAACGGGCGCTTCAGCCGCTCGAGCGGTTGAAGTTCTCGGACCCGGACGCGGGCGTCCGGCGGGCCGCGTCGTTTGCCCACGCCCAGACGGCGGGGAGAGTCGCGGGCAGGAAGGCGGCGGAGAGACGGCCCGGCGGGACGTAG
- a CDS encoding HEAT repeat domain-containing protein, whose protein sequence is MATLDDIDMMRNARDVDGLIQALGDADEFVRAEAALSLGTIADPVAKEPLEKMRSDDPSVSAREAAATAYKWVVGRIEEVEATRGSLESRLPKTW, encoded by the coding sequence ATGGCGACACTGGACGATATCGATATGATGCGTAATGCCCGGGACGTCGACGGGCTGATCCAGGCGCTCGGCGACGCCGACGAGTTTGTCCGGGCCGAGGCGGCCCTCTCGCTCGGGACGATCGCCGACCCGGTGGCAAAGGAGCCGCTCGAGAAGATGCGGAGCGACGACCCGAGCGTCTCGGCCCGGGAAGCGGCCGCGACCGCCTACAAATGGGTGGTCGGCCGGATCGAGGAGGTCGAGGCGACCCGGGGGAGCCTGGAGTCCAGGCTCCCGAAGACCTGGTGA
- a CDS encoding ArsB/NhaD family transporter: MIVGPELIAVAVFLFTYALIIDERIHRAVAAMLGASIIVFLHIVPWEKIPEYIDLGTIFLLMGMMIIVNTARGSGLFEYIAIKTAKLAKGSPIRVLLLFSVVTAVTSAFLDNVTTVLLLTPMLLYIANVMRINPLPFLIAEIFASNIGGAATLIGDPPNIMIGSAAGLTFNEFIVNMGPIMVVDLIVVMGMLFLIYRKELRVSAAEQEGIAKTLADLNEQEAIRDRSLFNKSVAVIALVVGMFFVHDHLGLEPALVALIGASIFLFWSRQPPEEIFEKIEWPALFFFGGLFIVVGALVETGTIAAVAGLVVNNVHSEGEAMLIIAWFAAIASAIVDNIPLTATLIPLIQDMGVSMDTYPLWWALSLGACLGGNGTAIGASANVVVLGIAARNEISISFVEFLKVGMLVLFVTVAIGTAILWLNFVVL; encoded by the coding sequence ATGATCGTCGGCCCGGAACTGATCGCCGTCGCGGTCTTCCTCTTCACCTACGCGCTCATCATCGACGAGCGGATCCACCGGGCGGTGGCGGCGATGCTCGGCGCCTCGATCATCGTCTTTCTCCATATCGTCCCCTGGGAGAAGATCCCGGAGTACATCGACCTCGGCACCATCTTCCTCCTGATGGGGATGATGATCATCGTCAACACCGCTCGCGGCAGCGGTCTCTTCGAGTACATCGCGATAAAGACGGCAAAACTCGCAAAAGGGAGTCCGATACGGGTGTTGCTCCTCTTCTCGGTCGTGACGGCGGTCACGAGCGCGTTCCTCGACAACGTCACCACGGTCCTCCTCCTCACGCCGATGCTCCTCTACATCGCGAACGTGATGCGGATCAATCCCCTGCCCTTCCTGATCGCCGAGATCTTCGCCTCGAACATCGGCGGGGCGGCGACGCTCATCGGCGATCCGCCGAACATCATGATCGGTTCGGCGGCGGGCCTGACGTTCAACGAGTTCATCGTCAACATGGGGCCGATCATGGTCGTCGACCTCATCGTCGTCATGGGGATGCTCTTCCTGATCTATAGAAAGGAGCTCCGCGTCTCGGCCGCGGAGCAGGAGGGGATCGCAAAGACGCTTGCCGACTTGAACGAACAGGAGGCGATCCGCGACCGGTCGCTCTTCAACAAATCGGTCGCCGTCATCGCCCTCGTCGTCGGGATGTTCTTCGTCCACGACCATCTCGGCCTGGAACCCGCCCTTGTCGCCCTGATCGGCGCCTCGATCTTCCTCTTCTGGAGCCGGCAGCCGCCGGAGGAGATATTTGAGAAGATCGAGTGGCCGGCCCTCTTCTTCTTCGGCGGGCTCTTCATCGTCGTCGGCGCCCTGGTCGAGACCGGGACGATCGCGGCCGTCGCCGGTCTCGTCGTGAACAACGTCCACTCGGAGGGCGAGGCCATGCTGATCATCGCCTGGTTCGCCGCCATCGCCTCGGCGATCGTCGACAACATCCCCCTCACCGCCACCCTGATCCCCCTGATCCAGGATATGGGCGTCTCGATGGACACCTATCCGCTCTGGTGGGCGCTCTCGCTCGGCGCATGTCTCGGTGGGAACGGCACGGCTATCGGGGCGTCGGCAAACGTCGTCGTCCTCGGGATCGCGGCGAGGAACGAGATCTCCATATCGTTCGTGGAGTTCCTGAAGGTCGGGATGCTCGTCCTCTTCGTCACGGTCGCGATCGGCACCGCGATCCTCTGGCTCAACTTCGTCGTCCTGTGA